One Rhipicephalus microplus isolate Deutch F79 chromosome 4, USDA_Rmic, whole genome shotgun sequence genomic window carries:
- the Rad9 gene encoding cell cycle checkpoint control protein Rad9 — protein sequence MKYTIPASNVKLFGRAVQTLTKVGDEVYVIADERTLSLKAFSASRSSYMCFSFERNFFSASEVESEGYRGKLSARSSLLAFRSVQTLDRTVEECIVELTGDQALVALRFRRGLTKRFWLPLIEYEELQFSFRADSYARSVCGQAKLLSDVLGNFPVNVPEVTLRLSPDRLDVFTHLEGADTQRSVRTSVSVQAAELDDLQCSGDVAELTVCLRGLRAALGFFEGLTVRLQLDEPGMPLVGRLDGVPGLEATYVAATLAAGGRPLASNVAPPERRPAARPCTDAASKRHRAFLLGLTRPPLDEFTSQLPHDDQVYAEASDEEEG from the coding sequence ATGAAGTACACCATTCCGGCATCAAACGTCAAGTTATTCGGCCGCGCCGTGCAAACGTTGACGAAAGTCGGCGACGAAGTGTATGTGATCGCCGACGAGCGCACACTGTCTCTGAAAGCGTTCAGTGCCTCTCGAAGCTCGTATAtgtgcttcagttttgaacgtaaCTTCTTCAGCGCAAGTGAGGTTGAGAGCGAAGGCTACCGAGGTAAACTGAGTGCTCGATCAAGCCTGCTGGCCTTCCGATCCGTGCAGACGCTTGACCGGACAGTCGAAGAGTGCATCGTCGAGTTGACTGGCGATCAGGCGTTGGTCGCGTTACGCTTTCGGCGCGGTTTGACGAAGCGCTTCTGGTTGCCGCTGATCGAGTACGAGGAACTGCAGTTCTCCTTCCGAGCCGACTCGTACGCGAGAAGCGTGTGCGGCCAAGCCAAGCTGTTGTCCGACGTGTTGGGCAACTTTCCCGTGAACGTGCCCGAGGTGACGCTGCGGCTATCGCCCGATCGGCTCGACGTCTTCACGCACCTGGAGGGCGCCGACACGCAGCGTTCCGTTCGCACTAGCGTGAGCGTCCAAGCCGCCGAACTGGACGACTTGCAGTGCAGCGGTGACGTTGCCGAACTGACGGTCTGTCTGCGCGGTTTGCGGGCGGCGCTAGGATTCTTCGAGGGCTTAACGGTGCGGCTGCAACTCGACGAACCAGGCATGCCCTTGGTGGGACGCCTGGACGGCGTGCCCGGCCTGGAGGCGACGTACGTCGCCGCCACCCTGGCAGCCGGCGGTCGACCTTTGGCAAGCAACGTGGCGCCGCCCGAGCGCCGGCCGGCGGCGCGGCCGTGTACAGACGCTGCCAGCAAGCGTCACCGGGCGTTTCTGCTGGGACTCACGCGGCCGCCGCTGGACGAGTTCACGTCGCAGTTGCCGCACGATGATCAGGTGTATGCTGAAGCAAGCGACGAGGAAGAAGGCTAA
- the LOC119171823 gene encoding uncharacterized protein LOC119171823: MFTRAAKELLRNTISSVDHHNRVLEEQEMWRQWELERGLTMMVSDEALRARQHSQRSFQRGSKRQRSPEPSLPTASSSSSQERWGHSGYRELYPEEFSPPREKRQRRSSNRRRKGKSHHRHRKSRHKKASSQEGRRSRSRHRRQCRDSSTSSSSSDSSTNTSDSSTSSSESSDGELVWEERKT; this comes from the exons ATGTTTACGCGCGCAGCGAAGGAACTTCTGCGCAATACCATCAGCAGTGTCGACCATCACAACAGG GTTCTAGAAGAACAGGAGATGTGGCGCCAGTGGGAATTGGAGAGAGGTCTCACCATGATGGTGTCTGACGAGGCTCTTCGTGCGCGCCAACATTCCCAGCGGTCCTTCCAGCGAGGATCGAAGCGTCAACGGTCCCCTGAGCCATCACTGCCAACAGCCAGTAGCAGTAGCTCTCAAGAAAG GTGGGGCCACAGTGGCTATCGAGAACTCTACCCTGAGGAGTTCAGCCCCCCGAGAGAGAAGCGGCAGAGACG GTCCTCCAACCGGCGTCGCAAAGGAAAGTCACATCACCGCCATCGAAAGTCACGCCACAAGAAGGCCTCCAGCCAGGAAGGTCGTCGCAGCCGGTCACGCCACCGCCGCCAATGCAGGGACTCCTCGACCAGTAGTAGCAGCTCAGACAGCAGTACTAACACCTCAGACAGCAGCACCAGCTCCTCGGAGAGCAGTGATGGTGAACTGGTCTGGGAAGAGCGCAAGACTTGA